In Streptomyces capitiformicae, one genomic interval encodes:
- a CDS encoding FAD-dependent oxidoreductase, producing MNERPASDRADQPLRSAVVLGGSHAGMLAARALAGFVDKVTVVERDALPDGPGPRRNLPQARHAHMLWSGGVRALEDLVPGAAERLSAAGAHRQAVTTDMVILSPQGWFRRWPVSHRNLLCSRDLLDATVRAAVLDDARVELVERTEVLGLVGTGAAVTGVRVRHDDGTERVLDAGLVVDATGRSSRAPGWLAALGLPEPRRRVVDSGLAYASRVYRAPEGARRGYPVVSVTADTRQEGPGRSAFLLPIEDGKWIVTLSGTRGGEPSPHNDDFVRFAREELRHPAVGELLTHAEPLGDVVFTRSTANRRYFYERMPRWPENFTVVGDALAVYNPVYGHGMTIAAQSAVVLREVIRRRGWGAPGLARRVQKALARPVGTAWDLATGQDVFYEGATESGPTLRDRVVAAYVNRVLLTATGNGRIARRLTDVTSLERGPEVLLTPGVLLAAAFGPLKPPLEGAPLTAEERKAAGL from the coding sequence ATGAATGAACGCCCCGCATCCGACCGGGCCGACCAGCCGCTTCGCTCCGCCGTCGTGCTCGGCGGCTCGCACGCCGGGATGCTGGCCGCCCGCGCGCTGGCCGGGTTCGTGGACAAGGTCACCGTCGTCGAGCGGGACGCGCTGCCCGACGGGCCGGGGCCGCGCCGGAACCTGCCGCAGGCCCGCCATGCCCACATGCTGTGGTCCGGCGGGGTGAGGGCGCTGGAGGACCTCGTGCCGGGCGCCGCCGAGCGGCTGTCGGCGGCGGGGGCGCACCGGCAGGCGGTCACCACCGACATGGTGATCCTGTCGCCGCAGGGCTGGTTCCGGCGCTGGCCCGTGTCCCATCGCAACCTGCTGTGCAGCAGGGACCTGCTGGACGCGACCGTCCGCGCGGCCGTCCTGGACGACGCCCGGGTCGAGCTGGTCGAGCGCACCGAGGTGCTCGGGCTCGTCGGCACCGGTGCCGCTGTCACCGGGGTGCGCGTCCGCCACGACGACGGCACCGAGCGCGTACTCGACGCCGGTCTCGTCGTCGACGCCACCGGCCGTTCCTCTCGTGCGCCCGGGTGGCTGGCGGCGCTCGGGCTGCCCGAACCGCGGCGGCGCGTGGTCGACTCCGGTCTCGCGTACGCCTCCCGCGTCTACCGCGCCCCCGAAGGGGCCCGGCGGGGCTACCCCGTCGTCAGTGTGACGGCCGACACCCGGCAGGAGGGCCCCGGCCGGTCGGCGTTCCTCCTTCCGATCGAGGACGGGAAGTGGATCGTCACCCTGTCCGGGACGCGGGGCGGCGAACCGTCCCCGCACAACGACGACTTCGTACGGTTCGCCCGCGAGGAGCTGCGGCACCCCGCCGTCGGTGAACTGCTCACCCACGCCGAGCCGTTGGGCGATGTCGTGTTCACCCGCTCCACCGCCAACCGCCGTTACTTCTACGAGCGGATGCCGCGCTGGCCGGAGAACTTCACCGTCGTCGGGGACGCGCTCGCCGTGTACAACCCGGTCTACGGGCACGGTATGACGATCGCGGCCCAGAGTGCCGTGGTACTGAGGGAGGTGATCCGTCGCCGGGGGTGGGGCGCACCGGGTCTGGCCCGGCGGGTGCAGAAGGCGCTGGCCCGTCCGGTGGGTACGGCCTGGGATCTCGCCACCGGCCAGGACGTGTTCTACGAGGGCGCCACGGAGAGCGGCCCCACCCTACGGGACAGGGTGGTGGCCGCGTACGTCAACCGTGTGCTCCTCACCGCCACCGGCAACGGCCGTATCGCCCGCCGACTGACCGATGTGACCTCACTGGAGCGCGGCCCGGAGGTGCTCCTCACCCCCGGCGTGCTCCTGGCCGCCGCGTTCGGCCCCCTCAAGCCACCGCTCGAGGGGGCGCCGCTCACGGCGGAGGAACGCAAGGCGGCCGGTCTGTGA
- a CDS encoding SMP-30/gluconolactonase/LRE family protein, protein MSTYEVAVRAEATLGEGPTWDAEAQRLIWIDILGSRVHTYDPASGRRTVLVTEQHVGAAKPRAGGGLVLNLRDGVGLRDTDGGFRWLHHEPVPGRRANDAAVAPDGSLFAGTMRYDEAPGGGTLARFTADGLDRTVLDDVAVSNGTGWSPDGRLMYYIDSPTRRIDVFDYETGQLPVNRRPFMTIEEGGGFPDGLTVDAEGCVWVALWEGGAVRRYTPSGELDRVITLPTPRPTACAFGGADLTDLYITTARIGTETPHPLSGSLLVVPGAGKGLAQPAFAG, encoded by the coding sequence ATGAGCACATACGAAGTAGCGGTACGGGCGGAGGCCACCCTCGGTGAGGGCCCCACCTGGGACGCCGAAGCCCAGCGGCTGATCTGGATCGACATCCTCGGCTCCCGGGTCCACACCTACGACCCGGCCTCCGGCCGCCGCACGGTCCTCGTCACCGAGCAGCACGTCGGCGCCGCCAAGCCCCGCGCCGGCGGCGGCCTCGTCCTCAACCTCCGGGACGGTGTCGGGCTGCGCGACACCGACGGCGGCTTCCGCTGGCTGCACCACGAGCCGGTCCCCGGCCGCCGCGCCAACGACGCCGCCGTCGCCCCCGACGGCTCCCTCTTCGCCGGCACCATGCGCTACGACGAGGCCCCGGGCGGCGGCACGCTCGCCCGCTTCACCGCCGACGGCCTCGACCGGACCGTCCTCGACGACGTCGCCGTCAGCAACGGCACCGGCTGGAGCCCCGACGGACGGCTGATGTACTACATCGACTCGCCGACCCGCCGGATCGACGTCTTCGACTACGAGACCGGTCAACTGCCCGTCAACCGGCGCCCGTTCATGACGATCGAGGAGGGCGGGGGCTTCCCCGACGGCCTCACCGTCGACGCCGAGGGCTGCGTCTGGGTCGCCCTGTGGGAGGGCGGCGCCGTCCGCCGCTACACCCCATCCGGCGAACTGGACCGGGTGATCACCCTCCCGACCCCCCGCCCCACGGCCTGCGCCTTCGGCGGCGCCGACCTGACCGACCTGTACATCACCACGGCCCGCATCGGCACCGAGACCCCGCACCCGCTGTCGGGCTCGCTGCTGGTGGTCCCGGGCGCGGGGAAGGGACTGGCCCAGCCCGCGTTCGCCGGCTGA
- a CDS encoding IclR family transcriptional regulator, giving the protein MGRLVPAVTRALDILELFLDGDGTLSAPDIVRKLQLPRTTVHELVTTLAARGYIVAVQGQPGRYRLGVRPYQLGSRYAEQLDLAAEGLQVARSVAETCDETVHVAILEYTDVIYIAKVDSTHAVRMVSAAGRRLPAHCTSVGKMLLASLSEAELSARIPDDADLVAMTPNSITDPAALREALARIRERGLAVENRESNPDVSCVAAPVRDRAGKVVAALSISVPMIRWSDERRIELEQLAAKGAAELSERLGHRSVA; this is encoded by the coding sequence GTGGGACGCCTAGTACCTGCCGTGACCCGGGCGCTCGACATATTGGAGCTCTTCCTCGACGGGGACGGCACACTGTCCGCCCCTGACATCGTGCGCAAGCTCCAGCTGCCCCGCACCACGGTGCACGAGCTGGTCACCACGCTGGCCGCCCGCGGATACATCGTCGCGGTGCAGGGCCAGCCGGGCCGCTACCGCCTCGGAGTGCGGCCGTACCAGCTCGGCAGCCGGTACGCCGAGCAGCTCGACCTCGCCGCCGAGGGCCTGCAGGTCGCCCGGTCCGTCGCCGAGACCTGCGACGAGACCGTGCACGTGGCGATCCTGGAGTACACGGACGTCATCTACATCGCCAAGGTCGACTCCACGCACGCGGTCCGCATGGTCTCCGCCGCCGGCCGTCGCCTCCCGGCGCACTGCACCTCCGTGGGCAAGATGCTCCTCGCCTCCCTTTCCGAGGCCGAGCTGAGCGCCCGTATCCCGGACGACGCCGACCTGGTCGCCATGACGCCCAACAGCATCACCGACCCGGCCGCCCTGCGCGAGGCCCTGGCGCGGATCCGTGAGCGAGGTCTCGCCGTGGAGAACCGCGAGTCCAACCCGGACGTCTCCTGCGTCGCCGCCCCGGTCCGCGACCGCGCGGGCAAGGTCGTCGCCGCGCTGTCGATCTCCGTCCCCATGATCCGCTGGAGCGACGAGCGCCGTATCGAGCTGGAGCAGCTCGCCGCCAAGGGCGCCGCGGAACTCTCCGAGCGCCTCGGACACCGGAGCGTGGCATGA
- a CDS encoding glycosyl hydrolase family 18 protein, producing the protein MQGSNNKAKTGSKWTNTVVTLTQQSPILMLQEVGPEPPPNSVAQPSQTFTTTDQAGVQHQYTVLHHRWNVNSGTRAPYPTREVYYLHTEDDSDNPRRIGGRVNIALVLRDTPDELIVVGNPIDAGRNALGARFGNEWYFTFHGLSGSGGDSGPMMRAIHDQIRALATQRGATYNATVGGDFNVDPDELVQRGSFPSQDMRIHSSGLATHVHGSELDYFVTTHQTFNLPVTVTGEGTSDHWPVRSNQLRAAGPTPSPAASPDIEELRVMAAGDEITAGVNSTDETGFRGYLDTIVKGLDTLAVLGVGTAATLIFKRTDFVGELKNGKRGDPDHMGFEGKGIDDIKAQTIPALQTLRPNMMTLVAGTADLTGGADGAATAEKMRGFVDAIHRTSPTTTVLLGTLPPSTNPTYQARIDAYNKALRTMAYAKIQAGARLVLVDLGAVTTEDITNEIYPTEAGYKKIAEAFGAGTRIAVLQGLISNRSYVWKPIGKIRDAAATGSKIAFPDLNGDGKADYAVVGTDGKVTGWRNDDPTKEAVSLGDISPADRGNKPALVYFADLDGDGKDDYIRILPAADSPTGIAAMRMSRNTSSGGTISWGSATIVANNLGYEPELYFTDLDGDGRDDLITLDRMSFPTAWQNKGKGMPTEGGWTKISGFATPGEARGAQVAFADITGDGKADTVRVEFTTGEVRAWQNTGSPWSVTAGWKSLGVIRNDDPFQGTFGTFADLNGDGIQDFAVTRSGTTTTAKTTARTAVRAAAVASDAGDIEGWLVPSYGDGSRTDGGAGDLGINGGVGDPMESHPGGDDGGTRPAASGDCRPEGLATTPGVATPYCKVYQSDGREWLGEGRGRRVVGYFNGGRTGADGTPHYLVKNIPWSKVTHLNYAFASVENNKIKVDSNATQKEWPGEVGAEMDPSLPYKGHFNLLTKYKRLHPRVKTLISVGGWAGSGGFYAMTTNADGSVNQGGIDTFASSVVDFLRTYGFDGVDIDFEYPTVLEDTGNPADWAVSNPRRKGLPTTYAALMKTLRDSLNRASVADNKYYLLTSASSASGYLARGMANQTALKYQDFTNLMAYDYHGTWNDVVGPNAALFDDGKDPELADQYATPEYGKIGYFNTDWAMKYMRGSMQAGRVNIGVPYYTRGWQNVTGGTNGLWGKSQKPNGCEPGTGIKRPCGDGAFGIDNIWHDETNNGSELGSGTNPLWHTKNLEKNITPVYAPSVGLTPQTDVTDRRTGQYIRYWDDTTKTSWLWNAEKKVFLSTEDEQGIDAVTDLVKSTGAGGVMMWELGGDYSCPTDVQPDTPCGMGYTLTTRLNEKLGNIGAYNNSLRAGTGGAGPTVTAKVSVEMVNYPTSTANLWPLQPTVRITNNTGRTLGGGKDTKLSFDIPASTSPLVKDGNWQTGAQGGQWQVTAGSTFHRVSTTLDYCQIIPAGKSLDLPIIYFLPITGPVNTSLSIGGTAYAPVTDNLKGLGTATPPAGGCSAANWDATKIYSPASQPIEQTTVKYNGKVWKAKWETKGSAPGTGADADHEPWKLIGSAG; encoded by the coding sequence ATGCAGGGGTCCAATAACAAGGCGAAGACCGGCAGCAAGTGGACCAACACGGTCGTGACGCTGACGCAGCAGTCGCCGATCCTGATGCTTCAGGAGGTCGGCCCGGAGCCACCTCCGAACAGCGTCGCACAGCCTTCCCAGACCTTCACGACGACCGACCAAGCGGGCGTCCAGCATCAGTACACCGTGCTGCACCACAGGTGGAACGTCAACAGCGGTACCCGCGCCCCCTACCCGACCCGTGAGGTCTACTACCTGCATACCGAGGACGACTCGGACAACCCGCGTCGGATCGGCGGCCGGGTCAACATCGCGCTCGTCCTGCGCGACACGCCCGACGAACTGATCGTCGTCGGCAACCCGATCGACGCCGGCCGGAACGCGCTCGGGGCGCGGTTCGGCAACGAGTGGTACTTCACCTTCCACGGTCTGTCCGGCAGTGGCGGTGACTCCGGGCCGATGATGAGGGCCATTCACGACCAGATCAGGGCCCTCGCGACCCAGCGTGGCGCGACCTACAACGCGACGGTCGGTGGCGACTTCAACGTCGACCCGGACGAACTCGTCCAGCGGGGGAGCTTCCCGTCGCAGGACATGCGGATCCACAGCTCGGGTCTGGCGACCCACGTCCATGGAAGTGAGCTGGACTACTTCGTCACCACCCACCAGACCTTCAATCTGCCTGTCACGGTCACCGGCGAGGGCACCTCCGACCACTGGCCGGTCCGGTCCAACCAGCTCAGAGCGGCCGGGCCCACTCCGTCGCCCGCCGCCAGCCCGGACATCGAAGAGCTCCGGGTGATGGCTGCCGGTGACGAGATCACGGCCGGTGTGAACAGCACCGACGAGACCGGCTTCCGGGGCTACCTGGACACCATCGTGAAGGGTCTGGACACCCTTGCGGTGCTCGGTGTCGGAACAGCGGCCACTCTCATCTTCAAGCGCACGGACTTCGTCGGTGAGCTGAAGAACGGCAAGCGCGGCGACCCCGACCACATGGGGTTCGAGGGCAAGGGCATCGACGACATCAAGGCCCAGACGATCCCCGCGTTGCAGACGCTGCGGCCGAACATGATGACCCTGGTCGCGGGCACGGCCGACCTGACCGGCGGTGCCGACGGTGCGGCGACGGCCGAGAAGATGCGGGGCTTCGTGGACGCGATCCACCGGACCTCGCCGACGACCACGGTCCTGCTCGGGACCCTGCCGCCGTCGACGAACCCGACGTACCAGGCCCGAATCGACGCCTACAACAAAGCGCTCCGCACGATGGCCTACGCCAAGATCCAGGCCGGCGCACGGCTGGTGCTGGTCGACCTGGGCGCGGTGACCACGGAGGACATCACCAACGAGATCTACCCGACCGAAGCCGGCTACAAGAAGATCGCGGAAGCCTTCGGCGCAGGCACCCGGATCGCGGTCCTGCAGGGCCTGATCAGCAACCGCTCGTACGTCTGGAAGCCGATCGGCAAGATCCGGGACGCCGCCGCGACCGGCTCGAAGATCGCCTTCCCCGACCTGAACGGCGACGGCAAGGCCGACTACGCGGTGGTCGGTACGGACGGCAAGGTCACCGGCTGGCGCAACGACGACCCGACCAAGGAAGCGGTCTCGCTGGGCGACATCAGCCCGGCCGACCGGGGGAACAAGCCGGCGCTGGTCTACTTCGCCGACCTGGACGGTGACGGCAAGGACGACTACATCCGGATCCTGCCGGCGGCCGACTCGCCGACCGGTATCGCCGCGATGCGGATGTCGCGCAACACCAGCAGCGGCGGCACCATCAGCTGGGGCAGCGCGACGATCGTCGCGAACAACCTCGGCTACGAGCCGGAGCTGTACTTCACCGACCTCGACGGTGACGGCCGTGACGACCTGATCACGCTGGACCGGATGAGCTTCCCGACCGCCTGGCAGAACAAGGGCAAGGGAATGCCGACCGAGGGCGGCTGGACCAAGATCTCGGGCTTCGCCACTCCGGGTGAGGCGCGTGGCGCGCAGGTCGCCTTCGCCGACATCACCGGTGACGGCAAGGCCGACACGGTCCGGGTCGAGTTCACCACCGGTGAGGTCCGGGCCTGGCAGAACACCGGCTCTCCGTGGAGCGTCACCGCCGGCTGGAAGTCGCTGGGCGTGATCCGCAACGACGACCCGTTCCAGGGCACCTTCGGGACCTTCGCCGATCTGAACGGCGACGGGATCCAGGACTTCGCCGTGACCCGCTCCGGTACGACCACGACGGCGAAGACCACTGCCAGGACGGCCGTCAGGGCGGCGGCCGTGGCGAGTGATGCCGGTGACATCGAGGGCTGGCTGGTGCCGAGCTACGGCGACGGCAGCCGCACCGACGGCGGCGCCGGTGATCTCGGTATCAACGGTGGTGTCGGTGACCCGATGGAGTCGCACCCCGGTGGCGACGACGGCGGTACGCGGCCTGCCGCGTCCGGCGACTGCCGGCCGGAGGGCCTGGCGACCACGCCGGGCGTCGCGACGCCGTATTGCAAGGTCTACCAGAGTGACGGCCGGGAATGGCTCGGCGAGGGCCGGGGCCGCCGGGTCGTGGGCTACTTCAACGGCGGCCGCACGGGCGCCGACGGCACGCCGCACTACCTGGTGAAGAACATCCCGTGGTCGAAGGTGACCCACCTCAACTACGCGTTCGCGTCGGTGGAGAACAACAAGATCAAGGTCGACTCGAACGCCACCCAGAAGGAGTGGCCCGGCGAGGTCGGCGCCGAGATGGATCCCTCACTGCCCTACAAGGGGCACTTCAACCTGCTGACGAAGTACAAGCGCCTGCACCCGCGGGTGAAGACGCTGATCTCGGTCGGTGGCTGGGCCGGTTCCGGTGGCTTCTACGCGATGACCACCAACGCCGACGGCTCGGTCAACCAGGGCGGGATCGACACGTTCGCGAGCTCGGTCGTGGACTTCCTGCGGACCTACGGGTTCGACGGTGTCGACATCGACTTCGAGTACCCCACGGTCCTCGAGGACACCGGCAACCCGGCCGATTGGGCGGTGTCGAACCCGCGTCGCAAGGGTCTGCCCACGACGTACGCCGCGTTGATGAAGACGCTGCGGGACTCGCTGAACCGGGCTTCGGTCGCGGACAACAAGTACTACCTGCTCACCTCGGCGTCGTCGGCCTCCGGCTACCTGGCCCGCGGGATGGCGAACCAGACGGCGCTGAAGTACCAGGACTTCACCAACCTGATGGCCTACGACTACCACGGCACCTGGAACGACGTCGTGGGTCCGAACGCGGCACTGTTCGACGACGGCAAGGACCCGGAACTGGCCGACCAGTACGCCACCCCGGAGTACGGGAAGATCGGGTACTTCAACACCGACTGGGCGATGAAGTACATGCGCGGCTCGATGCAGGCCGGGCGAGTCAACATCGGTGTCCCCTACTACACGCGCGGCTGGCAGAACGTCACCGGCGGTACGAACGGTCTGTGGGGCAAGTCGCAGAAGCCGAACGGCTGCGAGCCGGGTACCGGCATCAAGAGGCCGTGCGGTGACGGTGCCTTCGGCATCGACAACATCTGGCACGACGAGACCAACAACGGCAGCGAGCTCGGCTCCGGGACGAACCCGCTGTGGCACACCAAGAACCTGGAGAAGAACATCACGCCGGTCTACGCCCCCAGCGTCGGGCTGACGCCGCAGACCGACGTCACCGACCGGCGCACGGGCCAGTACATCCGGTACTGGGACGACACCACGAAGACGTCGTGGCTGTGGAACGCCGAGAAGAAGGTGTTCCTGTCGACCGAGGACGAGCAGGGCATCGACGCGGTCACCGACCTGGTCAAGTCGACCGGCGCGGGCGGCGTGATGATGTGGGAGCTCGGCGGCGACTACTCCTGCCCGACGGACGTCCAGCCGGACACCCCGTGCGGGATGGGGTACACGCTGACCACCCGGCTGAACGAGAAGCTGGGCAACATCGGCGCCTACAACAACAGTCTGCGCGCCGGCACCGGTGGTGCCGGGCCGACGGTGACCGCCAAGGTGAGCGTCGAGATGGTCAACTACCCGACCTCCACGGCGAACCTGTGGCCGCTGCAGCCGACCGTCCGGATCACCAACAACACCGGGCGCACGCTCGGCGGTGGCAAGGACACGAAGCTGTCGTTCGACATCCCGGCCTCGACGTCACCGCTGGTCAAGGACGGCAACTGGCAGACCGGCGCCCAAGGCGGCCAGTGGCAGGTGACGGCCGGTTCGACGTTCCACCGGGTCAGCACGACGCTGGACTACTGCCAGATCATCCCGGCCGGCAAGTCCCTCGACCTGCCGATCATCTATTTCCTCCCGATCACCGGCCCGGTGAACACGAGTCTGTCGATCGGCGGTACGGCGTACGCCCCGGTGACCGACAACCTCAAGGGACTCGGTACGGCGACCCCGCCGGCCGGTGGCTGCAGTGCCGCCAACTGGGACGCGACCAAGATCTACTCCCCGGCGAGCCAGCCGATCGAGCAGACCACGGTCAAGTACAACGGCAAGGTCTGGAAGGCCAAGTGGGAGACGAAGGGCAGTGCCCCGGGCACCGGGGCCGACGCCGACCACGAGCCCTGGAAGCTGATCGGCAGCGCCGGTTGA
- a CDS encoding DUF397 domain-containing protein: MKGAPVSSPHAWQKSTFSGGDQSEACVELALATAAMRIGESDHPTTHLTTTPAPLQALLATLKAGPLGRR; encoded by the coding sequence GTGAAAGGCGCCCCCGTGTCCAGCCCTCACGCATGGCAGAAGTCGACCTTCTCAGGCGGTGACCAAAGCGAAGCCTGTGTTGAACTCGCCCTCGCCACTGCCGCCATGCGCATAGGCGAAAGCGACCACCCCACCACCCACCTCACCACCACCCCGGCCCCCCTCCAAGCCCTTCTCGCCACCCTCAAAGCAGGCCCCCTGGGCCGTCGTTGA